The DNA region GCTTGGAATGGCGCAGCTCCTCGGGATAGGCCAGAAACACCGGCACCTCTCCCGACTCCACATCCGGCATCACCCGCACGAGATGCGGGAAATCCTCGGTGATGTAGTCGGGCAGCACCCCGATGCCCAGGTGGTTCAGCACCCCCTGAAGCACCCCGAAGTAGTTGTTCACCGTCAGGGTCGAGGGGATGTCATGGCTCATGAGCTCCTGCACCAGTGTGGCCCCCGCGGCCACCTGCGGCGTGCCGGCGTGCTGGCTGATCAGGCGGTGGCGACTGAAATCGTCCATCGTCCGGGGAGTGCCGGCCTGGTCCAGATACTCCGGCGTCGCATAGAGCCGCATCCGGATGTTCATAAGCCGCTTGCGGATCAGGTCGGCCTGGCTCGGTTCCTTCATGCGGATCGCCACATCGGCCTCGCGCATGGGCAGGTCCAGCACCCTTTCTTCCAACATGAGGTCGATCTTCAGCGAAGGATACTTCTCATACAAACCCGCAAGCCGCGGTGCCAGCCAGAGCGTGCCGAAACCCGTGGTCGTGGTCACCCGCAACTCGCCGAAGACCTCGTCCTCGCTGTCGCGGATGCGGGCGGCGGTGGCGTCCAGGCGCTTGGCCATCTGCTGGGTGGCATCGAACAGAAGCTCGCCCTGCTCGGTCAGGATCAGGCCGCGGGCGTGGCGGTGAAACAGCGTGACGTTCAGGGATTCCTCAAGCGCCCGGATCTGGCGGCTGACGGCGGACTGGCTGAGGTGCAGCACCTCACCCGCATGGGTAAGGCTGCCCTTGTCGGCCACCGCATGAAAGATCCGCAACTTGTCCCAGTCCACCATAACTCACCTGTCTGCGCGCCAAGACGCTAGCATGTCAGCGGGGCACATAGGCATTTCTTTCAGCGCGTAAACCGTCTGCGGACCGGAAATCTGCTTGCCGGTGGCCGTTCTGCCGCACCGCGCTTCTGTGCTTTCCCGAAACCGGCGGGCGGCTTATGATTGCCCCATGCGCAAAGGCGCGGCACCGGGGCGCGACGACCCCGGACAACGAACAGAGGTCGGGCATGGCTGTTGGTGTCTTCGATTCGGGCCTTGGCGGGCTGACGGTGCTGGATGCGGTATCGAGGCGCCTTCCCGATGTTCCTTTCGTTTATTTTGGCGACAATGCCCATGCACCCTACGGGGTTCGCACCTCGGATGACATCTTCAACCTGACCTGCGCCGCAACCGAGAGGCTGTGGGACGAGGGCTGCGACCTGGTGATCCTGGCCTGCAACACGGCGTCGGCGGCCGCCTTGAAGCGGATGCAGGAGACCTGGGTTCCAGCAGACAAGCGCGTCCTGGGCGTCTTCGTTCCATTGATCGAGGCGCTGACCGAGCGGCAATGGGGCGACAACTCGCCGCCGCGCGAGGTTGCGGTGAAGCATGTGGCGCTGTTCGCTACTCCGGCCACGGTCGCGAGCCGCGCCTTCCAGCGGGAACTGGCCTTCCGCGCCATTGGCGTGGATGTCGAGGCGCAGCCCTGCGGCGGCGTGGTCGATGCCATCGAGCAGGGAGACGAGATCCTGGCAGAGGCACTGGTGCGCAGCCATGTCGAGGCCTTGAAGCGGCGGATGCCGCATCCCCAGGCGGCGGTTCTGGGCTGCACCCACTATCCGCTGATGGAACGGGTGTTCCAGGAGGCGCTTGGCGAAGAGGTCAAGGTCTTCTCGCAGGCCAACCTGGTCGCCGAAAGCCTGGCAGACTATCTGCAGCGCCGTCCGGAGTTCCTGGGCAGCGGACGGGAGACGAAGTTCCTGACGACGGGCGACCCACGGTCGGTTTCGGACAAGGCGACGCAGTTTCTTCGGCGGCGAATCACTTTCCAGGCAGCCTGAGATGATCGGCCGCCGCGCGGTCCTGTGCGGGCCCGTCCTTGCGATGCTGTGCCCGCCGGCCTGGGCTTCGGACTGGGCGCAGGACGGTGCGGCGAAGGGTGTTCCAAACCTGCACCGGGTCACAGACAGCCTGTGGCGCAGCGGTCAGCCGAGGTCAGAGGGCTTTTCTTTCATGGCGGATCTGGGGGTGCGCACCGTGATCAGTTTGCGCCACGGATCGCGCGACGAAAGGCGCACGGGCGATGCCAGGCTGGATCTGGTCAGCGCGCCGATGACATCGCGCAACGTGGCAGCGGATGACGGGGCGCAGGTTGTTCAAGCCCTTCGCGCGCTGGATGCCGGGCTGCAGCGCGGACCGGTGCTGGTGCATTGCCGCTTCGGTTCGGACCGGACGGGCTGCATAATGGCACTTTACCGTATGCTGTGGCAGGACTGGCCGCGCGCCAAGGCGATCGCAGAGATGACCGGCGGTCCCTATGGGTTCCATGCGGTGTACAGGAACATCCCCGACTATCTGGAAACCGTTGACCTGAACGGCCTGCGCGCCCGGATTCAAGAGTGATCGCTAGTTTCCAGGGTCCCGGCGGATGTCGGAGATCGTGCCATCCGCCCTGGCGAGGCAGGTCCACGGTGTGAGTTCGTTCCCGATGACCATGTGAATGCGCATGGCTCCCTCTGCCTGCGTAGCAGAGACCAGAAGGATGGCGGCGGTTCCGGCGGCCTGAGCCATCGCCGCGACGCAAGCTGCCTGAGTGTCTGCGGTAACGGCGCTGACCGCCCGGTCGACCGCCGGCTCCAGGGGTTCGATGCCGCTTGTTGTGCCATCCGGGTAGGCCAGGCACTGCCAAGGCGCACGCGCGCTGCCCACACCGACCTGCACCAGGACCTCGGGCCGGGAGTCGTCCAGCGCCAGAACCTCGACCGCATCTGTGCCGGCTTGGCGCGCAACCGCTGTCAGGCAGGCCGTCTCTGCCGGCGACACCGTCGGGACGGCTTCAACTGTTGGCCCGGTTGCCGTCTCGGCCGGGGCCGGCTGGAGAAACCGCTCGGCGGCCCAGGCCACGACGGGTGGATCGGACAGCGTCGAGACGCGGCACCAGCGCTGGTCCGCTGCCTGCTGGCAGCCCAGGTTCTGCAATTCGGTGCCGCTGGCCACACGAAGCACCACGCCGCCTTCGGCAGACGGTGCATCGCGCAGGTTCAGGCGCGTGCCGCCTTCGGTGCGGACATGAAAGTACGGAGGGTCCGCCTGGGATTCGGCGCGCAGCTGGCCGGGGAGCAGAAGGCCGATAGCGAGAACGATCCGGGGCAGGGCGAGGCTTATCGAGGTGAGGCGAAGGGACATGCTGCTGTTCCAGTCAACAGCGACTACTTTGGGCGGTTCGCAGATTCGGGCAAGCGCCTGCCCGTCAGTTCTTGCGAAACGCCAGATTGGTTGGGAGCGAACACTTCAGGTCGGTGTTGCGCCCTGAACAAGCCGGATCTGCAGGTCACCGGACACCTGCGACAACTCTGCCATGACCATGCGCGCGTTCGGCAGTTGCGGAGAATGGACCTCTACCGGACCCGCGAACCCAAGGTAGGATAGCCGTTGCAGCATCTGCACGGCATCCGCGCCCTGCGACCAAAGGGGGATGGCGACGACAGAGGGCGTGATCTGCGCGAATCCCGTGACGCTCAGCCCGGCAAAACGCATGTGGATCACCTGATAGTCAGCCCAGACGGCGACGCTTTTGTCCAGGTCCAGCGCAAGCAGCACGGGCCGATCAGATGGCATTCGGCCGGAGGACCCAGAGTCGGACAACCTGCCACGGTGTCCCGCTGCGTCGGTCGGCGCAAACACAAGTATGGGAAGGCCCGCATCCATGGGTCACTCTCTCCAGCGTGGCAGAAATGGGCCGCCGCTCATCCGGAAGTTTATATGTCGGACATTTGTACATGCAAGTGTGCTGGTCGCAACGTCATGCGCCCGCTAGAACGCGGTCCTGCGACCCGATGAGGACGACATGCCCGATGAATTTGCGGACCTGATGCTGAAGGGCCTGCCAATGCCCGCCCTGCTGGTGGATGGCGATGAGCGGATCGTGTCCATCAATGACGAGGCAGAGCGGTTGCTGGGCAAAATGTCGCTTGGCCGGCTGTACATGCTGCCCTTGCGACAGCCCGCGCTGCGTGAGGCGATTGCAGCCGCGCTCAAAGATGGTCGCGGCGCGCGGGTGCGCCATGTCGTGCCGGGGCCATCGCAGGAGCAGGTGCACATGGTGACCGTCTCGCCCATTCTCGGGCAGAAGCACCGCGCAGTGCTTTGCGTGTTCGAAGATGTCACCGGGCACGAACAGGTGGAACAGATGCGCCGGGACTTCGTGGCAAATGTCAGCCACGAGCTCCGTACGCCTCTGACTGCGCTCCTGGGGTTCATTGAAACG from Neotabrizicola shimadae includes:
- a CDS encoding LysR family transcriptional regulator, producing MDWDKLRIFHAVADKGSLTHAGEVLHLSQSAVSRQIRALEESLNVTLFHRHARGLILTEQGELLFDATQQMAKRLDATAARIRDSEDEVFGELRVTTTTGFGTLWLAPRLAGLYEKYPSLKIDLMLEERVLDLPMREADVAIRMKEPSQADLIRKRLMNIRMRLYATPEYLDQAGTPRTMDDFSRHRLISQHAGTPQVAAGATLVQELMSHDIPSTLTVNNYFGVLQGVLNHLGIGVLPDYITEDFPHLVRVMPDVESGEVPVFLAYPEELRHSKRVAAFREFVTEEIFTYRKRQQI
- the murI gene encoding glutamate racemase is translated as MAVGVFDSGLGGLTVLDAVSRRLPDVPFVYFGDNAHAPYGVRTSDDIFNLTCAATERLWDEGCDLVILACNTASAAALKRMQETWVPADKRVLGVFVPLIEALTERQWGDNSPPREVAVKHVALFATPATVASRAFQRELAFRAIGVDVEAQPCGGVVDAIEQGDEILAEALVRSHVEALKRRMPHPQAAVLGCTHYPLMERVFQEALGEEVKVFSQANLVAESLADYLQRRPEFLGSGRETKFLTTGDPRSVSDKATQFLRRRITFQAA
- a CDS encoding fused DSP-PTPase phosphatase/NAD kinase-like protein encodes the protein MIGRRAVLCGPVLAMLCPPAWASDWAQDGAAKGVPNLHRVTDSLWRSGQPRSEGFSFMADLGVRTVISLRHGSRDERRTGDARLDLVSAPMTSRNVAADDGAQVVQALRALDAGLQRGPVLVHCRFGSDRTGCIMALYRMLWQDWPRAKAIAEMTGGPYGFHAVYRNIPDYLETVDLNGLRARIQE
- a CDS encoding SH3 domain-containing protein, yielding MSLRLTSISLALPRIVLAIGLLLPGQLRAESQADPPYFHVRTEGGTRLNLRDAPSAEGGVVLRVASGTELQNLGCQQAADQRWCRVSTLSDPPVVAWAAERFLQPAPAETATGPTVEAVPTVSPAETACLTAVARQAGTDAVEVLALDDSRPEVLVQVGVGSARAPWQCLAYPDGTTSGIEPLEPAVDRAVSAVTADTQAACVAAMAQAAGTAAILLVSATQAEGAMRIHMVIGNELTPWTCLARADGTISDIRRDPGN